Proteins from a genomic interval of Gadus macrocephalus chromosome 2, ASM3116895v1:
- the epn3a gene encoding epsin-3 isoform X4: MQTSSLRRQVKNMVNNYSEAEIKVREATSNDPWGPPSSLMSEIADLTFNVVAFTEVMGMIWKRLNDHGKNWRHVYKALTLLDYLIKTGSERVAQQCRENIFTVQTLRDFQFTDRDGRDQGVNVREKAKQLVTLIRDEEKLKQERSQALKTKERMAKGAAALGSSSMPPPYPGRRTSHPGTGAGHAEEFSRSRGSPSSFHSSSSSPRLTTDMEQARPQTSGEEELQLQLALAMSREESEKPPPPVDIDEQTQLQIAMSLSKEEAKKSIDLTDGNPLPRRSIPSTQPAPRPPAGDMDDDTQLQIALNLSKEVHQQEKRSRQGDESLLQKALEESKREMESKGGTAFMDLVDVFAVPPDVSHSTNPWGDVQPQGAARLTGRDPWDSLDSARVEAPWLAPPASSSPAPPWERSQSPADHWDSPRNASNLNTPGQAWTSPAHTAERTTDPAVAKAPSPRAWSPSVDGDLFDEAMDGGQMNMNGRGGGSPELFDLSRLEESLAAPSPRNCRTPEAFLGPTAASLVNLDALIPANPPAKAMNPFLSSVSSPSPNNPFQAEQPKLTLNQMGSSSNSPVPFASSLPYSASLPLPASHQAASLPTSLTHPSQAGALDIAGALPQPLLPLLSASVLGSQSEQHSQNPFL, from the exons ATGCAGACCTCCTCGCTCCGCCGGCAGGTGAAGAACATGGTCAACAACTACTCGGAGGCCGAGATCAAGGTACGAGAGGCCACTTCCAATGACCCCTGGGGACCGCCCAGCTCGCTCATGTCCGAGATCGCCGACCTCACCTTCAACGTGGTCGCCTTCACCGAGGTCATGGGCATGATATGGAAGCGGCTCAACGACCACGGGAAGAACTGGCGCCACGTCTACAAAGCCCTCACGCTGCTGGACTACCTGATCAAGACGGGCTCGGAGCGCGTGGCCCAGCAGTGCCGCGAGAACATTTTCACCGTCCAGACCCTGCGGGACTTCCAGTTCACGGACAGGGACGGCCGCGACCAAGGCGTCAACGTGCGGGAGAAGGCCAAGCAGCTGGTGACCCTCATCAGGGACGAGGAGAAGCTCAAGCAGGAGAGGAGCCAGGCCCTCAAGACCAAGGAGAGGATGGCCAAGGGCGCAGCCGCCCTGGGTTCCTCCTCCATGCCGCCGCCGTACCCCGGCCGACGCACCAGCCATCCCGGCACGGGAGCGGGGCACGCGGAGGAGTTCAGCCGGTCTAGAGGTTCCCCGTCCTCCTTCCACT cctcctcttcctcgccccGCCTGACCACAGACATGGAGCAGGCCCGGCCACAGACcagcggggaggaggagctccagctGCAGCTGGCCCTGGCCATGAGCCGCGAGGAAAGCGAGAAG cccccccctccagtggATATCGATGAGCAGACGCAGCTACAGATCGCTATGAGCCTCAGCAAGGAGGAGGCCAAGAAG TCAATTGACTTGACTGATGGCAATCCTCTTCCGCGCCGATCAATACCCTCCACAcagccggccccccggccccctgctGGGGATATGGACGATGACACACAGCTCCAGATCGCCCTGAACCTGAGCAAGGAGGTGCACCAGCAG GAGAAGCGCAGTCGCCAGGGAGACGAGTCATTGCTCCAGAAAGCTCTCGAGGAGAGCAAGCGGGAAATGGAATCCAAAGGCGGG ACTGCCTTCATGGATCTTGTGGATGTTTTCGCCGTGCCGCCAGATGTGTCCCATAGCACCAATCCCTGGGGGGACGTTCAGCCCCAGGGGGCCGCCCGCCTGACCGGCAGAGACCCCTGGGACTCACTGG ACAGCGCAAGGGTAGAGGCCCCCTGGCTGGCACCCCCTGCCTCCAGCAGCCCCGCCCCGCCCTGGGAACGAAGCCAGTCCCCTGCCGACCACTGGGATAGCCCAAGGAACGCCTCCAACCTAAATACCCCGGGCCAAGCATGGACCTCCCCAGCTCACACAG CAGAGAGAACAACAGATCCTGCTGTAGCCAAGGCCCCTTCTCCCCGAGCCTGGAGCCCTTCAG TAGATGGCGATCTGTTCGACGAGGCCATGGACGGAGGCCAGATGAACATGAACGGACGAGGGGGGGGCAGTCCCGAGCTGTTTGACCTGTCCCGCCTGGAGGAGAGCCTGGCGGCTCCGAGTCCTAGAAACTGTCGAACCCCCGAGGCTTTCCTGGGTCCCACTGCAGCCTCCTTGGTCAACCTGGACGCCCTCATCCCTGCCAACCCCCCGGCCAAAGCCATGAACCCCTTCCTATCCA GTGTGAGTTCCCCTTCACCCAACAATCCCTTCCAAGCGGAACAGCCCAAACTAACTCTGAACCAAATGGGTTCGAGTTCCAACTCTCCCGTGCCCTTCGCCAGCTCACTCCCCTACAGCGCCTCTTTGCCCCTGCCTGCGAGCCACCAGGCGGCCAGCCTCCCCACCTCTCTGACCCATCCCAGCCAGGCGGGGGCCCTGGATATTGCAggggccctcccccagcccctgcTGCCCCTCTTATCCGCCAGCGTTCTGGGGTCACAGTCAGAGCAGCACAGTCAAAACCCTTTTCTATGA
- the epn3a gene encoding epsin-3 isoform X6, with amino-acid sequence MQTSSLRRQVKNMVNNYSEAEIKVREATSNDPWGPPSSLMSEIADLTFNVVAFTEVMGMIWKRLNDHGKNWRHVYKALTLLDYLIKTGSERVAQQCRENIFTVQTLRDFQFTDRDGRDQGVNVREKAKQLVTLIRDEEKLKQERSQALKTKERMAKGAAALGSSSMPPPYPGRRTSHPGTGAGHAEEFSRSRGSPSSFHSSSSSPRLTTDMEQARPQTSGEEELQLQLALAMSREESEKPPPPVDIDEQTQLQIAMSLSKEEAKKPAPRPPAGDMDDDTQLQIALNLSKEVHQQEKRSRQGDESLLQKALEESKREMESKGGTAFMDLVDVFAVPPDVSHSTNPWGDVQPQGAARLTGRDPWDSLEDSARVEAPWLAPPASSSPAPPWERSQSPADHWDSPRNASNLNTPGQAWTSPAHTAERTTDPAVAKAPSPRAWSPSVDGDLFDEAMDGGQMNMNGRGGGSPELFDLSRLEESLAAPSPRNCRTPEAFLGPTAASLVNLDALIPANPPAKAMNPFLSSVSSPSPNNPFQAEQPKLTLNQMGSSSNSPVPFASSLPYSASLPLPASHQAASLPTSLTHPSQAGALDIAGALPQPLLPLLSASVLGSQSEQHSQNPFL; translated from the exons ATGCAGACCTCCTCGCTCCGCCGGCAGGTGAAGAACATGGTCAACAACTACTCGGAGGCCGAGATCAAGGTACGAGAGGCCACTTCCAATGACCCCTGGGGACCGCCCAGCTCGCTCATGTCCGAGATCGCCGACCTCACCTTCAACGTGGTCGCCTTCACCGAGGTCATGGGCATGATATGGAAGCGGCTCAACGACCACGGGAAGAACTGGCGCCACGTCTACAAAGCCCTCACGCTGCTGGACTACCTGATCAAGACGGGCTCGGAGCGCGTGGCCCAGCAGTGCCGCGAGAACATTTTCACCGTCCAGACCCTGCGGGACTTCCAGTTCACGGACAGGGACGGCCGCGACCAAGGCGTCAACGTGCGGGAGAAGGCCAAGCAGCTGGTGACCCTCATCAGGGACGAGGAGAAGCTCAAGCAGGAGAGGAGCCAGGCCCTCAAGACCAAGGAGAGGATGGCCAAGGGCGCAGCCGCCCTGGGTTCCTCCTCCATGCCGCCGCCGTACCCCGGCCGACGCACCAGCCATCCCGGCACGGGAGCGGGGCACGCGGAGGAGTTCAGCCGGTCTAGAGGTTCCCCGTCCTCCTTCCACT cctcctcttcctcgccccGCCTGACCACAGACATGGAGCAGGCCCGGCCACAGACcagcggggaggaggagctccagctGCAGCTGGCCCTGGCCATGAGCCGCGAGGAAAGCGAGAAG cccccccctccagtggATATCGATGAGCAGACGCAGCTACAGATCGCTATGAGCCTCAGCAAGGAGGAGGCCAAGAAG ccggccccccggccccctgctGGGGATATGGACGATGACACACAGCTCCAGATCGCCCTGAACCTGAGCAAGGAGGTGCACCAGCAG GAGAAGCGCAGTCGCCAGGGAGACGAGTCATTGCTCCAGAAAGCTCTCGAGGAGAGCAAGCGGGAAATGGAATCCAAAGGCGGG ACTGCCTTCATGGATCTTGTGGATGTTTTCGCCGTGCCGCCAGATGTGTCCCATAGCACCAATCCCTGGGGGGACGTTCAGCCCCAGGGGGCCGCCCGCCTGACCGGCAGAGACCCCTGGGACTCACTGG AAGACAGCGCAAGGGTAGAGGCCCCCTGGCTGGCACCCCCTGCCTCCAGCAGCCCCGCCCCGCCCTGGGAACGAAGCCAGTCCCCTGCCGACCACTGGGATAGCCCAAGGAACGCCTCCAACCTAAATACCCCGGGCCAAGCATGGACCTCCCCAGCTCACACAG CAGAGAGAACAACAGATCCTGCTGTAGCCAAGGCCCCTTCTCCCCGAGCCTGGAGCCCTTCAG TAGATGGCGATCTGTTCGACGAGGCCATGGACGGAGGCCAGATGAACATGAACGGACGAGGGGGGGGCAGTCCCGAGCTGTTTGACCTGTCCCGCCTGGAGGAGAGCCTGGCGGCTCCGAGTCCTAGAAACTGTCGAACCCCCGAGGCTTTCCTGGGTCCCACTGCAGCCTCCTTGGTCAACCTGGACGCCCTCATCCCTGCCAACCCCCCGGCCAAAGCCATGAACCCCTTCCTATCCA GTGTGAGTTCCCCTTCACCCAACAATCCCTTCCAAGCGGAACAGCCCAAACTAACTCTGAACCAAATGGGTTCGAGTTCCAACTCTCCCGTGCCCTTCGCCAGCTCACTCCCCTACAGCGCCTCTTTGCCCCTGCCTGCGAGCCACCAGGCGGCCAGCCTCCCCACCTCTCTGACCCATCCCAGCCAGGCGGGGGCCCTGGATATTGCAggggccctcccccagcccctgcTGCCCCTCTTATCCGCCAGCGTTCTGGGGTCACAGTCAGAGCAGCACAGTCAAAACCCTTTTCTATGA
- the epn3a gene encoding epsin-3 isoform X5, with product MQTSSLRRQVKNMVNNYSEAEIKVREATSNDPWGPPSSLMSEIADLTFNVVAFTEVMGMIWKRLNDHGKNWRHVYKALTLLDYLIKTGSERVAQQCRENIFTVQTLRDFQFTDRDGRDQGVNVREKAKQLVTLIRDEEKLKQERSQALKTKERMAKGAAALGSSSMPPPYPGRRTSHPGTGAGHAEEFSRSRGSPSSFHSSSSSPRLTTDMEQARPQTSGEEELQLQLALAMSREESEKPPPPVDIDEQTQLQIAMSLSKEEAKKSIDLTDGNPLPRRSIPSTQPAPRPPAGDMDDDTQLQIALNLSKEVHQQEKRSRQGDESLLQKALEESKREMESKGGTAFMDLVDVFAVPPDVSHSTNPWGDVQPQGAARLTGRDPWDSLEDSARVEAPWLAPPASSSPAPPWERSQSPADHWDSPRNASNLNTPGQAWTSPAHTERTTDPAVAKAPSPRAWSPSDGDLFDEAMDGGQMNMNGRGGGSPELFDLSRLEESLAAPSPRNCRTPEAFLGPTAASLVNLDALIPANPPAKAMNPFLSSVSSPSPNNPFQAEQPKLTLNQMGSSSNSPVPFASSLPYSASLPLPASHQAASLPTSLTHPSQAGALDIAGALPQPLLPLLSASVLGSQSEQHSQNPFL from the exons ATGCAGACCTCCTCGCTCCGCCGGCAGGTGAAGAACATGGTCAACAACTACTCGGAGGCCGAGATCAAGGTACGAGAGGCCACTTCCAATGACCCCTGGGGACCGCCCAGCTCGCTCATGTCCGAGATCGCCGACCTCACCTTCAACGTGGTCGCCTTCACCGAGGTCATGGGCATGATATGGAAGCGGCTCAACGACCACGGGAAGAACTGGCGCCACGTCTACAAAGCCCTCACGCTGCTGGACTACCTGATCAAGACGGGCTCGGAGCGCGTGGCCCAGCAGTGCCGCGAGAACATTTTCACCGTCCAGACCCTGCGGGACTTCCAGTTCACGGACAGGGACGGCCGCGACCAAGGCGTCAACGTGCGGGAGAAGGCCAAGCAGCTGGTGACCCTCATCAGGGACGAGGAGAAGCTCAAGCAGGAGAGGAGCCAGGCCCTCAAGACCAAGGAGAGGATGGCCAAGGGCGCAGCCGCCCTGGGTTCCTCCTCCATGCCGCCGCCGTACCCCGGCCGACGCACCAGCCATCCCGGCACGGGAGCGGGGCACGCGGAGGAGTTCAGCCGGTCTAGAGGTTCCCCGTCCTCCTTCCACT cctcctcttcctcgccccGCCTGACCACAGACATGGAGCAGGCCCGGCCACAGACcagcggggaggaggagctccagctGCAGCTGGCCCTGGCCATGAGCCGCGAGGAAAGCGAGAAG cccccccctccagtggATATCGATGAGCAGACGCAGCTACAGATCGCTATGAGCCTCAGCAAGGAGGAGGCCAAGAAG TCAATTGACTTGACTGATGGCAATCCTCTTCCGCGCCGATCAATACCCTCCACAcagccggccccccggccccctgctGGGGATATGGACGATGACACACAGCTCCAGATCGCCCTGAACCTGAGCAAGGAGGTGCACCAGCAG GAGAAGCGCAGTCGCCAGGGAGACGAGTCATTGCTCCAGAAAGCTCTCGAGGAGAGCAAGCGGGAAATGGAATCCAAAGGCGGG ACTGCCTTCATGGATCTTGTGGATGTTTTCGCCGTGCCGCCAGATGTGTCCCATAGCACCAATCCCTGGGGGGACGTTCAGCCCCAGGGGGCCGCCCGCCTGACCGGCAGAGACCCCTGGGACTCACTGG AAGACAGCGCAAGGGTAGAGGCCCCCTGGCTGGCACCCCCTGCCTCCAGCAGCCCCGCCCCGCCCTGGGAACGAAGCCAGTCCCCTGCCGACCACTGGGATAGCCCAAGGAACGCCTCCAACCTAAATACCCCGGGCCAAGCATGGACCTCCCCAGCTCACACAG AGAGAACAACAGATCCTGCTGTAGCCAAGGCCCCTTCTCCCCGAGCCTGGAGCCCTTCAG ATGGCGATCTGTTCGACGAGGCCATGGACGGAGGCCAGATGAACATGAACGGACGAGGGGGGGGCAGTCCCGAGCTGTTTGACCTGTCCCGCCTGGAGGAGAGCCTGGCGGCTCCGAGTCCTAGAAACTGTCGAACCCCCGAGGCTTTCCTGGGTCCCACTGCAGCCTCCTTGGTCAACCTGGACGCCCTCATCCCTGCCAACCCCCCGGCCAAAGCCATGAACCCCTTCCTATCCA GTGTGAGTTCCCCTTCACCCAACAATCCCTTCCAAGCGGAACAGCCCAAACTAACTCTGAACCAAATGGGTTCGAGTTCCAACTCTCCCGTGCCCTTCGCCAGCTCACTCCCCTACAGCGCCTCTTTGCCCCTGCCTGCGAGCCACCAGGCGGCCAGCCTCCCCACCTCTCTGACCCATCCCAGCCAGGCGGGGGCCCTGGATATTGCAggggccctcccccagcccctgcTGCCCCTCTTATCCGCCAGCGTTCTGGGGTCACAGTCAGAGCAGCACAGTCAAAACCCTTTTCTATGA
- the epn3a gene encoding epsin-3 isoform X10, with product MQTSSLRRQVKNMVNNYSEAEIKVREATSNDPWGPPSSLMSEIADLTFNVVAFTEVMGMIWKRLNDHGKNWRHVYKALTLLDYLIKTGSERVAQQCRENIFTVQTLRDFQFTDRDGRDQGVNVREKAKQLVTLIRDEEKLKQERSQALKTKERMAKGAAALGSSSMPPPYPGRRTSHPGTGAGHAEEFSRSRGSPSSFHSSSSSPRLTTDMEQARPQTSGEEELQLQLALAMSREESEKPAPRPPAGDMDDDTQLQIALNLSKEVHQQEKRSRQGDESLLQKALEESKREMESKGGTAFMDLVDVFAVPPDVSHSTNPWGDVQPQGAARLTGRDPWDSLEDSARVEAPWLAPPASSSPAPPWERSQSPADHWDSPRNASNLNTPGQAWTSPAHTAERTTDPAVAKAPSPRAWSPSVDGDLFDEAMDGGQMNMNGRGGGSPELFDLSRLEESLAAPSPRNCRTPEAFLGPTAASLVNLDALIPANPPAKAMNPFLSSVSSPSPNNPFQAEQPKLTLNQMGSSSNSPVPFASSLPYSASLPLPASHQAASLPTSLTHPSQAGALDIAGALPQPLLPLLSASVLGSQSEQHSQNPFL from the exons ATGCAGACCTCCTCGCTCCGCCGGCAGGTGAAGAACATGGTCAACAACTACTCGGAGGCCGAGATCAAGGTACGAGAGGCCACTTCCAATGACCCCTGGGGACCGCCCAGCTCGCTCATGTCCGAGATCGCCGACCTCACCTTCAACGTGGTCGCCTTCACCGAGGTCATGGGCATGATATGGAAGCGGCTCAACGACCACGGGAAGAACTGGCGCCACGTCTACAAAGCCCTCACGCTGCTGGACTACCTGATCAAGACGGGCTCGGAGCGCGTGGCCCAGCAGTGCCGCGAGAACATTTTCACCGTCCAGACCCTGCGGGACTTCCAGTTCACGGACAGGGACGGCCGCGACCAAGGCGTCAACGTGCGGGAGAAGGCCAAGCAGCTGGTGACCCTCATCAGGGACGAGGAGAAGCTCAAGCAGGAGAGGAGCCAGGCCCTCAAGACCAAGGAGAGGATGGCCAAGGGCGCAGCCGCCCTGGGTTCCTCCTCCATGCCGCCGCCGTACCCCGGCCGACGCACCAGCCATCCCGGCACGGGAGCGGGGCACGCGGAGGAGTTCAGCCGGTCTAGAGGTTCCCCGTCCTCCTTCCACT cctcctcttcctcgccccGCCTGACCACAGACATGGAGCAGGCCCGGCCACAGACcagcggggaggaggagctccagctGCAGCTGGCCCTGGCCATGAGCCGCGAGGAAAGCGAGAAG ccggccccccggccccctgctGGGGATATGGACGATGACACACAGCTCCAGATCGCCCTGAACCTGAGCAAGGAGGTGCACCAGCAG GAGAAGCGCAGTCGCCAGGGAGACGAGTCATTGCTCCAGAAAGCTCTCGAGGAGAGCAAGCGGGAAATGGAATCCAAAGGCGGG ACTGCCTTCATGGATCTTGTGGATGTTTTCGCCGTGCCGCCAGATGTGTCCCATAGCACCAATCCCTGGGGGGACGTTCAGCCCCAGGGGGCCGCCCGCCTGACCGGCAGAGACCCCTGGGACTCACTGG AAGACAGCGCAAGGGTAGAGGCCCCCTGGCTGGCACCCCCTGCCTCCAGCAGCCCCGCCCCGCCCTGGGAACGAAGCCAGTCCCCTGCCGACCACTGGGATAGCCCAAGGAACGCCTCCAACCTAAATACCCCGGGCCAAGCATGGACCTCCCCAGCTCACACAG CAGAGAGAACAACAGATCCTGCTGTAGCCAAGGCCCCTTCTCCCCGAGCCTGGAGCCCTTCAG TAGATGGCGATCTGTTCGACGAGGCCATGGACGGAGGCCAGATGAACATGAACGGACGAGGGGGGGGCAGTCCCGAGCTGTTTGACCTGTCCCGCCTGGAGGAGAGCCTGGCGGCTCCGAGTCCTAGAAACTGTCGAACCCCCGAGGCTTTCCTGGGTCCCACTGCAGCCTCCTTGGTCAACCTGGACGCCCTCATCCCTGCCAACCCCCCGGCCAAAGCCATGAACCCCTTCCTATCCA GTGTGAGTTCCCCTTCACCCAACAATCCCTTCCAAGCGGAACAGCCCAAACTAACTCTGAACCAAATGGGTTCGAGTTCCAACTCTCCCGTGCCCTTCGCCAGCTCACTCCCCTACAGCGCCTCTTTGCCCCTGCCTGCGAGCCACCAGGCGGCCAGCCTCCCCACCTCTCTGACCCATCCCAGCCAGGCGGGGGCCCTGGATATTGCAggggccctcccccagcccctgcTGCCCCTCTTATCCGCCAGCGTTCTGGGGTCACAGTCAGAGCAGCACAGTCAAAACCCTTTTCTATGA
- the epn3a gene encoding epsin-3 isoform X9: MQTSSLRRQVKNMVNNYSEAEIKVREATSNDPWGPPSSLMSEIADLTFNVVAFTEVMGMIWKRLNDHGKNWRHVYKALTLLDYLIKTGSERVAQQCRENIFTVQTLRDFQFTDRDGRDQGVNVREKAKQLVTLIRDEEKLKQERSQALKTKERMAKGAAALGSSSMPPPYPGRRTSHPGTGAGHAEEFSRSRGSPSSFHSSSSSPRLTTDMEQARPQTSGEEELQLQLALAMSREESEKSIDLTDGNPLPRRSIPSTQPAPRPPAGDMDDDTQLQIALNLSKEVHQQEKRSRQGDESLLQKALEESKREMESKGGTAFMDLVDVFAVPPDVSHSTNPWGDVQPQGAARLTGRDPWDSLDSARVEAPWLAPPASSSPAPPWERSQSPADHWDSPRNASNLNTPGQAWTSPAHTAERTTDPAVAKAPSPRAWSPSVDGDLFDEAMDGGQMNMNGRGGGSPELFDLSRLEESLAAPSPRNCRTPEAFLGPTAASLVNLDALIPANPPAKAMNPFLSSVSSPSPNNPFQAEQPKLTLNQMGSSSNSPVPFASSLPYSASLPLPASHQAASLPTSLTHPSQAGALDIAGALPQPLLPLLSASVLGSQSEQHSQNPFL, from the exons ATGCAGACCTCCTCGCTCCGCCGGCAGGTGAAGAACATGGTCAACAACTACTCGGAGGCCGAGATCAAGGTACGAGAGGCCACTTCCAATGACCCCTGGGGACCGCCCAGCTCGCTCATGTCCGAGATCGCCGACCTCACCTTCAACGTGGTCGCCTTCACCGAGGTCATGGGCATGATATGGAAGCGGCTCAACGACCACGGGAAGAACTGGCGCCACGTCTACAAAGCCCTCACGCTGCTGGACTACCTGATCAAGACGGGCTCGGAGCGCGTGGCCCAGCAGTGCCGCGAGAACATTTTCACCGTCCAGACCCTGCGGGACTTCCAGTTCACGGACAGGGACGGCCGCGACCAAGGCGTCAACGTGCGGGAGAAGGCCAAGCAGCTGGTGACCCTCATCAGGGACGAGGAGAAGCTCAAGCAGGAGAGGAGCCAGGCCCTCAAGACCAAGGAGAGGATGGCCAAGGGCGCAGCCGCCCTGGGTTCCTCCTCCATGCCGCCGCCGTACCCCGGCCGACGCACCAGCCATCCCGGCACGGGAGCGGGGCACGCGGAGGAGTTCAGCCGGTCTAGAGGTTCCCCGTCCTCCTTCCACT cctcctcttcctcgccccGCCTGACCACAGACATGGAGCAGGCCCGGCCACAGACcagcggggaggaggagctccagctGCAGCTGGCCCTGGCCATGAGCCGCGAGGAAAGCGAGAAG TCAATTGACTTGACTGATGGCAATCCTCTTCCGCGCCGATCAATACCCTCCACAcagccggccccccggccccctgctGGGGATATGGACGATGACACACAGCTCCAGATCGCCCTGAACCTGAGCAAGGAGGTGCACCAGCAG GAGAAGCGCAGTCGCCAGGGAGACGAGTCATTGCTCCAGAAAGCTCTCGAGGAGAGCAAGCGGGAAATGGAATCCAAAGGCGGG ACTGCCTTCATGGATCTTGTGGATGTTTTCGCCGTGCCGCCAGATGTGTCCCATAGCACCAATCCCTGGGGGGACGTTCAGCCCCAGGGGGCCGCCCGCCTGACCGGCAGAGACCCCTGGGACTCACTGG ACAGCGCAAGGGTAGAGGCCCCCTGGCTGGCACCCCCTGCCTCCAGCAGCCCCGCCCCGCCCTGGGAACGAAGCCAGTCCCCTGCCGACCACTGGGATAGCCCAAGGAACGCCTCCAACCTAAATACCCCGGGCCAAGCATGGACCTCCCCAGCTCACACAG CAGAGAGAACAACAGATCCTGCTGTAGCCAAGGCCCCTTCTCCCCGAGCCTGGAGCCCTTCAG TAGATGGCGATCTGTTCGACGAGGCCATGGACGGAGGCCAGATGAACATGAACGGACGAGGGGGGGGCAGTCCCGAGCTGTTTGACCTGTCCCGCCTGGAGGAGAGCCTGGCGGCTCCGAGTCCTAGAAACTGTCGAACCCCCGAGGCTTTCCTGGGTCCCACTGCAGCCTCCTTGGTCAACCTGGACGCCCTCATCCCTGCCAACCCCCCGGCCAAAGCCATGAACCCCTTCCTATCCA GTGTGAGTTCCCCTTCACCCAACAATCCCTTCCAAGCGGAACAGCCCAAACTAACTCTGAACCAAATGGGTTCGAGTTCCAACTCTCCCGTGCCCTTCGCCAGCTCACTCCCCTACAGCGCCTCTTTGCCCCTGCCTGCGAGCCACCAGGCGGCCAGCCTCCCCACCTCTCTGACCCATCCCAGCCAGGCGGGGGCCCTGGATATTGCAggggccctcccccagcccctgcTGCCCCTCTTATCCGCCAGCGTTCTGGGGTCACAGTCAGAGCAGCACAGTCAAAACCCTTTTCTATGA